Sequence from the Deinococcus sedimenti genome:
TGTTGCTGCTGCCACTGTGGGGAATGGCTTCCCAGACGAGAGGAAGCGTGAATCCCTGCAGGACGACACCCAGCACCAGAAGGTTCAGGGGCTGGGTGCCATGCTCCCAGTTCGTACGGTCCATGGCGAAGACCAACTTTCCTGGGGGCAGGAGGGGAAGCAGGACGTCGAGGAACACCTCGCCCGACAACTGTTGATCCTGAAAGCACCGTTGTAGCCGCTTTTTTCTGGCTTCTGGCGACATGTCGCTGGGAAGGAAAGTACCCAAGCGTCTGTGGCAGGTGGATTGAGCCTGAATCAGCGCTTCAACAACGTCCGAGACACGCTTCAGCGTGTCTCGGCGCAGGAAGGGCAGTCGTGCTTTCAACAGATCGGGCAGACTGGTAGGCTGTTCCGGAGCGGCATCGTGGATCGTCACAGACCAGTGATGCCGCTCTT
This genomic interval carries:
- a CDS encoding transposase, with amino-acid sequence MTIHDAAPEQPTSLPDLLKARLPFLRRDTLKRVSDVVEALIQAQSTCHRRLGTFLPSDMSPEARKKRLQRCFQDQQLSGEVFLDVLLPLLPPGKLVFAMDRTNWEHGTQPLNLLVLGVVLQGFTLPLVWEAIPHSGSSNTSTRERLVARLLKRLPARRWKVLVADREFLGQHWFEFLRRRRIKRCIRIKGSARVDGDRLDEVYAGLPTGQMVAMAEKEAIYGCRMQLVMARSPEGDLMCLAGSGNLT